The Henckelia pumila isolate YLH828 unplaced genomic scaffold, ASM3356847v2 CTG_461:::fragment_3, whole genome shotgun sequence genome window below encodes:
- the LOC140871303 gene encoding endoglucanase 8-like: MAFTATLLSWGIIDFGRNMRAAGELNNAVAALKWATDYFLKATAHDGVVYVQVGDPSSDHSCWERPEDMDTLRTAYKVDANHPGSDVAGETAAALAAASIVFRSRYPAYSNLLLNRAIKVFEFADRHRGPYTSSLQYAVCPFYCDVNGFQDELLWGAAWLHKASRRREYREYIVRNEVILRAGDTINEFGWDNKHAGINVLLSKEVLMGRASDLRSFQINADTFICSLLPGINSHPQVQYSPGGLIFKAGGSNMQHVTSLSFLLLAYSNYISHANHVIPCGETSASPALLKSLARRQVDYILGDNPLRMSYMVGYGPRYPERIHHRASSLPSLEAHPARIGCKDGSRYYLSPAPNPNLLVGAVVGGPNSSDSFPDSRPFFQESEPTTYINAPLVGLLAYFSAHP; the protein is encoded by the exons ATGGCGTTCACCGCCACATTGCTGTCGTGGGGCATCATAGACTTCGGGCGAAACATGCGCGCCGCCGGGGAGCTGAACAACGCGGTGGCCGCCCTGAAATGGGCCACCGATTATTTTCTGAAGGCCACAGCACACGACGGCGTCGTATATGTGCAGGTGGGAGACCCTTCGTCGGACCACAGCTGCTGGGAAAGGCCTGAGGATATGGATACGCTGAGAACAGCGTATAAAGTCGATGCCAACCACCCTGGCTCAGACGTCGCCGGAGAGACCGCCGCCGCGCTCGCCGCCGCCTCCATCGTCTTCCGTTCGCGATATCCCGCCTACTCGAACCTTCTTTTGAATCGTGCAATTAAA GTGTTCGAGTTTGCAGACAGGCACCGAGGTCCTTACACTTCCAGCCTACAGTATGCGGTCTGCCCTTTTTACTGTGATGTCAATGGTTTCCAG GATGAACTGTTATGGGGTGCGGCATGGTTGCACAAAGCATCTCGGAGGAGAGAATATAGAGAGTATATAGTTCGGAACGAGGTGATATTGAGAGCTGGAGACACCATTAATGAGTTCGGTTGGGATAACAAACACGCCGGCATCAATGTTCTCCTTTCTAAg GAAGTGCTAATGGGAAGAGCAAGTGATTTAAGATCGTTCCAAATAAATGCAGATACTTTTATCTGTTCCTTATTGCCAGGAATTAATTCTCATCCTCAGGTTCAATATTCTCCTg GGGGTTTGATATTCAAGGCTGGAGGAAGCAACATGCAGCATGTGACATCCCTATCCTTTCTACTTCTGGCTTATTCCAACTATATAAGCCACGCCAATCATGTCATCCCATGTGGCGAGACGTCGGCCTCCCCCGCACTTCTCAAGAGCTTGGCCAGACGCCAG GTGGACTACATTCTAGGGGACAACCCATTGAGAATGTCTTACATGGTGGGCTACGGTCCACGGTACCCGGAGAGAATCCACCATCGGGCAAGCTCGTTGCCATCGTTGGAAGCCCACCCTGCTCGCATTGGATGCAAAGATGGGTctcgatactatctgagcccaGCTCCGAACCCAAACTTATTAGTTGGTGCGGTTGTAGGCGGGCCTAATAGCTCAGACTCTTTCCCGGACTCGAGACCTTTCTTCCAGGAGTCCGAGCCCACTACATACATCAATGCACCTTTAGTGGGTCTGCTCGCTTACTTTTCAGCCCATCCTTGA
- the LOC140871772 gene encoding uncharacterized protein, which yields MEERTGAGGDSTSQVSQKIVSDDDEIDYSSKPEFYGPELDDKDEIWARKQRRGHTSDAVLSCPACFTTLCLDSQRHERIVTQYRAIFVVNCKITEAATQPGSKRKRNKRGSEIEAAAETFKNVCCSVCSTKVGVIDEDEVYHFLKVLPSEA from the exons ATGGAAGAACGAACTGGAGCTGGAGGTGATTCCACGTCTCAAGTATCCCAGAAAATAG TTTCCGACGATGATGAGATAGACTACTCCTCCAAGCCTGAATTTTACGGCCCGGAACTTGACGACAAGGATGAGATTTGGGCCCGGAAACAAAGGAGAGGCCATACTTCTGATGCTGTTCTCAGTTGCCCAGCTTGCTTTACTACCCTGTGTTTAGATTCTCAAAG GCACGAAAGAATTGTCACCCAGTACCGAGCAATATTTGTGGTAAATTGCAAGATTACAGAAGCAGCAACGCAACCAGGAAGCAAGCGTAAAAGGAACAAAAGAGGATCCGAGATAGAAGCAGCTGCTGAAACGTTTAAGAATGTGTGTTGCTCAGTTTGTTCCACGAAAGTGGGAGTGATTGATGAAGATGAGGTTTATCATTTCTTAAAAGTACTTCCGAGTGAGGCGTGA
- the LOC140871771 gene encoding prefoldin subunit 5 — MAAAAASSRMEIDRMSVEQLRGLKEQADLEVNLFQDSLNNIRTATARLELASTALHDLSLRPKGKKMLVPLTASLYVPGTLDDAEKVLVDVGTGYFIEKTMAEGKDYCERKIALLKSNYDQLLEVAAKKKSIADEAGAVLQAKLKHLAPAQ; from the exons atggcggcggcggcggcatcATCGAGAATGGAGATTGACAGGATGAGTGTGGAGCAGCTGAGGGGGCTCAAAGAGCAGGCGGATCTCGAAGTCAATCTCTTCCAGGACAGTCTCAATAATATTCGCACCGCCACGGCCCGTCTCGAGCTGGCCTCCACCGCCCTCCACGATCTCTCCCTCCGCCCCAAGGGCAAGAAGATGTTGGTTCCTCTTACGGCGTCGCTTTATGTTCCCGGTACTCTGGATGATGCGGAGAAGGTCCTGGTGGATGTGGGCACTGGTTATTTCATTGAG AAAACAATGGCAGAAGGCAAAGATTACTGTGAGCGCAAAATCGCTCTGCTCAAGTCCAATTATGATCAACTTCTTGAG GTTGCTGCTAAAAAGAAAAGCATAGCAGATGAAGCCGGTGCAGTTTTACAGGCAAAGTTGAAACATTTGGCTCCAGCACAGTGA